In one window of Anaerolineales bacterium DNA:
- a CDS encoding protein kinase — MALEIGSLLRSRYRIDGVLGQGGMGAVYKAFDLNLGVEVAVKENLFTTEEFERQFEREAQILARLRHPNLPRVSDHFVIEGEGQYLVMDFIQGVDIRERLEKDGPISEKEALPWFLEISDALSYLHCQEPPILHRDIKPGNIKIMPNGKAILVDFGLAKFFEKGGATTTGAKAMTPGFSPPEQYGTGGTDPRTDVYSLGATLYAALTATIPEDAIERAMGHSNLTPIRKINPNITPSVARVIEKALEVKPRNRYQSVAAFASALSGSGTANQATVVRPFQRIEDTVRNSDTSRLMDDTLNSLRTTREKPSRLPITILLGSVAVIIAAGMLYMGANFGELFNGNGTQPVVTNALGTVIDPSQTDESGETVASLEPSPTVEETGSLSGADATRVAETETALLTATPTGGGVGQIAYASDKSGIPQIYLINLDGTDEHQLTDLEEGACQPAWDPSGMRLAFITPCLKNRDDYPGSNIWLISLDVSGNVGTPEPLLLGPAGNFDPAWSPDGKRIAFTSLRDGRAQIYVTELGSGDLLNVNHDLGYNYQPTWSPTGEEIMFKSERGGESSIWFVPATGGEARVFSRGEYKDDSSPDWSKDGQFLLFVRRNPDSPPYLVAARYEDLGFVDSRICVEGKLSGAPMAEPQWSPDGNWIVFETWPDGTNHNIALISSSCSGYAEITTDPAYDFDASWRPVP; from the coding sequence ATGGCCCTCGAAATTGGATCATTACTACGAAGTCGTTATCGAATCGACGGCGTTCTTGGACAAGGGGGAATGGGTGCCGTCTATAAAGCCTTTGATCTGAATTTGGGCGTCGAAGTCGCCGTAAAAGAGAATCTATTCACGACCGAAGAATTCGAACGGCAATTCGAACGAGAAGCTCAAATCCTCGCCCGGCTCCGACATCCCAATTTACCTCGCGTGTCGGATCACTTTGTGATCGAAGGCGAAGGCCAGTACCTGGTTATGGATTTCATCCAGGGGGTCGATATCCGCGAACGGCTCGAGAAGGACGGTCCCATATCGGAAAAAGAGGCGCTGCCCTGGTTTCTCGAGATCAGCGACGCGCTCTCCTATCTGCACTGCCAAGAACCACCGATTCTGCATCGAGATATCAAGCCCGGCAACATCAAGATCATGCCCAACGGAAAAGCGATCCTGGTCGATTTCGGCTTGGCCAAGTTCTTCGAAAAGGGAGGCGCCACGACGACGGGCGCCAAGGCGATGACGCCCGGATTTTCCCCGCCCGAACAATACGGCACGGGTGGAACAGATCCACGCACGGATGTTTATTCTCTAGGGGCGACGTTGTATGCTGCGTTGACGGCGACCATTCCCGAGGACGCCATCGAGCGGGCGATGGGGCACTCGAATCTGACGCCGATCCGGAAGATCAATCCCAATATCACCCCTTCCGTCGCCAGGGTTATCGAAAAAGCGTTGGAGGTAAAGCCTCGAAATCGATATCAATCGGTGGCCGCGTTCGCATCCGCACTCAGCGGATCGGGAACGGCAAACCAGGCCACGGTGGTACGGCCGTTCCAGCGTATTGAAGACACCGTTCGCAATTCGGATACGTCGCGACTCATGGATGACACGTTGAACTCCCTGCGCACCACACGGGAGAAACCCAGCCGCTTGCCGATAACGATCCTGCTCGGTTCTGTGGCCGTGATCATCGCCGCGGGTATGCTCTACATGGGCGCCAACTTTGGCGAGTTGTTCAATGGAAATGGAACGCAGCCCGTGGTCACGAACGCGCTGGGCACGGTGATCGACCCCTCGCAGACGGATGAAAGTGGCGAGACTGTCGCGTCTTTGGAGCCATCACCAACCGTCGAAGAGACGGGCTCGTTGTCCGGCGCGGACGCTACCCGCGTTGCAGAGACCGAGACCGCCTTGCTGACAGCCACACCAACAGGCGGTGGAGTCGGGCAAATCGCCTACGCCTCCGACAAGTCGGGCATACCACAAATCTATTTAATCAACCTCGATGGAACGGACGAACACCAATTGACCGATCTCGAGGAGGGGGCTTGCCAGCCGGCCTGGGATCCGAGCGGCATGCGGCTGGCTTTCATCACCCCCTGCTTGAAGAACCGAGACGACTACCCTGGATCGAATATCTGGCTAATTAGCCTCGATGTGTCGGGAAACGTCGGCACACCGGAGCCGCTGCTGCTGGGTCCTGCAGGAAATTTCGATCCTGCCTGGTCGCCGGACGGAAAGCGAATCGCTTTCACGTCCCTTCGAGACGGTCGGGCTCAGATCTACGTCACCGAACTCGGCAGCGGGGATTTATTGAACGTGAACCATGATCTGGGATACAACTACCAACCGACCTGGTCTCCTACGGGTGAGGAGATCATGTTTAAATCCGAACGCGGAGGAGAAAGTTCGATTTGGTTCGTCCCGGCTACCGGCGGTGAGGCGCGTGTATTCAGCCGCGGGGAGTATAAAGATGATTCCAGCCCCGATTGGTCCAAGGACGGCCAATTTCTCCTGTTTGTACGGCGTAATCCGGATTCTCCGCCCTATCTCGTCGCCGCACGCTACGAAGACCTAGGTTTCGTAGATTCACGCATCTGCGTCGAAGGAAAGTTGAGCGGTGCGCCGATGGCGGAACCGCAGTGGTCTCCCGATGGGAATTGGATTGTGTTCGAAACGTGGCCGGATGGCACCAATCACAACATCGCGTTGATCTCGTCCAGCTGTAGCGGTTATGCGGAGATCACGACCGATCCGGCCTACGATTTCGACGCCAGCTGGCGTCCGGTACCGTAG
- the folD gene encoding bifunctional methylenetetrahydrofolate dehydrogenase/methenyltetrahydrofolate cyclohydrolase FolD has translation MTAKIIDGRAIAAALRQEVAEGVNDLVASGATRPGLATVIVGEDPASQTYVRMKRKACEELGIESFGYTLPADVSQEEVEKLVTDLNANPEVHGILVQLPLPAGLDEEAILRAISIEKDVDGFHPINIGRLAQKGREPLFVPCTPAGCITLLKKSGAKLEGAEAVVVGRSNIVGMPAALLLVKENATVTICHSRTQNLPDVCRRADVLIAAIGRPEMIRGDWIKKGAYVIDVGVNRVDDPSAKRGYRLVGDVAFDEAKEVAGAITPVPGGVGPMTIAGLLHNTLRSAQRSAA, from the coding sequence ATGACAGCAAAGATCATAGACGGTAGGGCAATCGCAGCTGCGTTACGCCAGGAGGTCGCTGAAGGCGTAAATGATCTTGTCGCCTCGGGGGCGACCAGGCCCGGTTTGGCGACGGTGATCGTGGGAGAGGACCCTGCCTCACAAACCTACGTGCGCATGAAACGAAAGGCTTGTGAGGAATTGGGCATCGAATCCTTTGGGTATACGTTACCCGCAGACGTGTCGCAGGAGGAAGTCGAGAAGTTGGTCACGGATTTGAATGCCAATCCCGAAGTGCACGGTATCTTGGTGCAGTTGCCGCTTCCGGCAGGGTTGGATGAGGAAGCGATACTGCGGGCCATCAGCATCGAGAAGGACGTGGATGGTTTTCATCCGATCAACATCGGCCGCCTGGCGCAGAAAGGACGTGAGCCCTTGTTCGTTCCCTGTACGCCGGCCGGCTGCATCACACTGCTAAAGAAATCGGGGGCGAAGCTGGAGGGCGCCGAGGCCGTGGTCGTCGGCCGTTCGAACATCGTGGGCATGCCGGCAGCGCTGCTGCTGGTGAAAGAAAACGCCACGGTTACCATCTGCCATTCCCGCACGCAGAATTTGCCCGACGTATGCCGGCGGGCGGACGTACTCATTGCGGCGATCGGACGTCCAGAGATGATCAGGGGCGATTGGATCAAAAAAGGTGCTTATGTGATCGATGTGGGCGTCAACCGCGTGGATGACCCCAGTGCGAAGCGCGGCTACCGCCTCGTCGGGGACGTGGCGTTCGACGAAGCCAAAGAGGTCGCCGGCGCGATCACCCCCGTGCCGGGCGGTGTGGGCCCCATGACCATTGCCGGATTACTGCACAACACGCTGCGTTCCGCGCAACGAAGCGCCGCCTGA
- the pyrB gene encoding aspartate carbamoyltransferase, with protein sequence MMRSFAGRDILSLKGFERNEYFQVFDVCDRLAPFARDRKKSDLLAEKILVTAFYQPSTRTRLAHEAAMLRLGGSVTGFSDAKMTRAGDFYQESIKDTVHMLEYYGDVIVMRHFQQGAPAEAARWASVPVINAGDGWGEHPTQVLTDLYTIWKEKGRLDGLHFILVGDMRMRTMHSMSYAMSQFDIEATYISPPEMSLTKEFKAELDDLSLNYREAKHIEEVIADADVIYMEPVVQPDYTKSRDEREGDVGRTPANYQVTKALMRKAKPDSIVLHSLPRMDELLQEVDDTRHARYWPEAYNGVVMRMALLALVLGAME encoded by the coding sequence ATGATGCGCAGTTTCGCTGGCCGGGACATTCTTTCATTAAAGGGTTTCGAACGTAATGAATATTTTCAGGTGTTCGATGTGTGCGATCGACTCGCCCCATTCGCCCGGGACCGCAAGAAATCCGACCTCCTGGCCGAGAAAATACTCGTCACGGCTTTCTACCAGCCCAGCACGCGCACACGTTTGGCGCACGAAGCGGCGATGCTGCGCCTGGGTGGGAGTGTGACCGGATTCTCCGATGCAAAGATGACGCGCGCCGGCGACTTCTACCAGGAATCGATCAAGGATACCGTTCACATGTTGGAATATTACGGCGATGTGATCGTGATGCGCCATTTCCAACAAGGCGCGCCCGCGGAAGCGGCGCGCTGGGCGAGCGTCCCCGTGATCAACGCCGGCGACGGCTGGGGCGAGCATCCCACGCAGGTTTTGACCGACCTGTACACCATTTGGAAAGAAAAGGGACGGCTGGACGGACTGCACTTCATCCTCGTGGGTGACATGCGCATGCGCACGATGCATTCCATGAGCTACGCCATGTCGCAGTTCGACATCGAAGCGACCTACATCTCCCCGCCCGAGATGTCGTTGACCAAGGAATTCAAGGCCGAGCTGGACGATCTCAGCCTGAATTATCGTGAAGCGAAGCACATCGAAGAGGTGATCGCCGACGCCGATGTGATCTACATGGAGCCCGTCGTTCAACCGGACTACACCAAGAGCCGGGACGAGCGTGAGGGCGACGTGGGCCGTACACCGGCGAATTACCAGGTGACGAAGGCCTTGATGCGTAAAGCCAAACCCGATTCGATCGTTTTGCACTCCTTACCGAGAATGGACGAACTGCTGCAAGAGGTCGACGACACGCGGCACGCGCGCTATTGGCCGGAGGCCTATAACGGTGTCGTCATGCGCATGGCGTTGTTGGCCCTCGTCCTGGGTGCGATGGAGTAA
- the ade gene encoding adenine deaminase gives MDAQRWSEMTRGLVDVAMGREKADLVVRNGRWVCVQSGEILENTDVAVRGERIAYVGSDASHTIGPDTEIIDAEGRFLVPGLLDGHMHVESGMVTVTEFVRAVIPHGTTGMFVDPHEIANVFGLKGVRLMVDEAAVQPIHVWVQMPSCVPSAPGLETPGAEIGPDEVAEAMQWPGIIGLGEMMNFPGVFLSDKQMHDEMAVTRLAGKVIGGHYASPDLGLPFHGYAAGGAQDDHEGTRLEDAVARVRQGMKAMLRYGSGWHDVAAQVPAILEKGLNPRHFLLVTDDSHSETLVQEGHMDRVVRRAIERGLEPMTAIQMATLNTAEHFGVATDVGQIAPGRYADILLVSDLASMQVDQVIARGTPLAADGELTVDLPAFPYPQEVKSSVVLGRRLEAQDFRVTSPRDGKVVANVIGVVENQAPTRHLILEVRAKDGEIPVDIKNDLAKVALVERHRGTGEVQVGLVQGFGFDKPCAIGSTVAHDSHHMLVVGTDEADMATAANELARVGGGQIVVCNHEVIALIELPIAGLMSDERAEIVAEKAANVLRAFKTCGCSLNNPNMQLSLLALVVIPELRISDMGLVDVNKFELIPVVIEGAG, from the coding sequence GTGGACGCACAAAGGTGGAGCGAGATGACACGCGGACTGGTCGACGTCGCCATGGGACGCGAAAAAGCCGATCTCGTGGTCCGAAACGGTCGCTGGGTCTGCGTGCAGTCGGGTGAGATTCTGGAAAACACAGACGTGGCCGTTCGCGGAGAGCGCATTGCGTACGTCGGATCCGACGCAAGTCACACCATCGGGCCGGACACGGAAATCATCGACGCCGAAGGGCGCTTTCTCGTACCGGGGTTGTTGGATGGGCACATGCACGTGGAATCCGGCATGGTGACCGTGACCGAATTCGTACGCGCGGTGATCCCACACGGAACCACGGGGATGTTCGTCGATCCGCATGAAATCGCCAACGTATTCGGGTTGAAGGGCGTGCGTTTGATGGTTGATGAGGCGGCCGTACAGCCCATCCACGTCTGGGTGCAGATGCCATCCTGCGTGCCCTCTGCGCCGGGGTTGGAGACACCGGGTGCAGAGATCGGACCGGACGAAGTGGCCGAGGCGATGCAATGGCCGGGGATTATCGGCCTGGGTGAAATGATGAATTTCCCCGGGGTCTTCCTCAGCGACAAGCAAATGCACGACGAAATGGCCGTGACGCGTCTTGCAGGAAAGGTCATCGGCGGACACTACGCTTCACCCGATCTCGGCCTTCCGTTTCATGGGTATGCCGCCGGCGGCGCGCAGGACGATCACGAGGGAACGCGCCTCGAAGACGCCGTCGCCCGTGTACGCCAGGGAATGAAGGCCATGCTGCGCTACGGATCGGGTTGGCACGACGTGGCGGCGCAGGTGCCCGCCATCCTCGAAAAAGGACTAAATCCGCGCCATTTCCTGCTCGTTACAGACGACAGCCATTCCGAGACGCTGGTCCAGGAAGGGCACATGGATCGCGTCGTGCGCCGTGCCATCGAACGGGGCCTGGAGCCGATGACTGCGATCCAGATGGCCACGCTGAACACGGCGGAGCATTTCGGTGTCGCCACGGACGTCGGCCAGATTGCGCCCGGCCGCTACGCCGATATTCTGCTCGTGAGTGACCTCGCATCCATGCAGGTCGACCAGGTCATAGCCAGGGGAACGCCTTTGGCTGCGGATGGCGAATTGACCGTCGATCTGCCTGCTTTCCCGTATCCGCAGGAGGTCAAGTCTTCGGTCGTTCTCGGACGGCGGCTGGAAGCGCAGGATTTTCGAGTTACCTCTCCGCGAGATGGGAAGGTCGTTGCAAACGTGATCGGCGTGGTCGAGAATCAGGCGCCCACCCGGCATCTCATTCTCGAAGTCAGGGCAAAAGATGGCGAGATTCCGGTCGATATTAAGAACGATCTCGCCAAGGTGGCGCTCGTCGAGCGCCATCGCGGCACGGGAGAGGTGCAGGTCGGACTGGTGCAGGGTTTTGGCTTCGATAAGCCATGCGCCATCGGTTCGACGGTAGCGCATGATTCGCATCACATGCTCGTCGTCGGCACGGACGAAGCCGACATGGCCACGGCGGCGAACGAATTGGCGCGCGTCGGCGGCGGCCAGATCGTCGTGTGCAACCATGAGGTGATCGCCCTGATCGAGCTGCCTATCGCGGGTTTGATGTCGGACGAGCGAGCTGAAATCGTAGCCGAAAAGGCGGCCAATGTGCTGCGGGCGTTCAAAACCTGCGGCTGCAGTTTGAACAACCCCAACATGCAGCTCAGTCTGTTGGCCCTGGTCGTGATTCCCGAACTGCGTATCTCCGACATGGGCCTGGTGGACGTGAATAAATTCGAGTTGATTCCGGTCGTCATCGAAGGGGCGGGATAG
- a CDS encoding sigma-70 family RNA polymerase sigma factor — protein MRSEAEEVTLVENDLNFEESPDDEDLSSDLQDEKDIDVMKNFPALIDIEDLRRTYLDDITQTPLLTAEEEVSLTRSLQRARRARKELLQGNVSQKRKEELNAIIEAGSAARERLLMANTRLVVSVAKKYRSRGMPFIDLVQEGIIGLIRATKKYDPDRGTRFSTYATWWIRQAITRTIDNHARTIRLPVHKKTEINRLNYARHELAQDLGREPTVEELAQNLNRTPEEVRDTIKIAQHPLSLETPQDDEDGRLLGDMLPDDDAESPEEAAETSLIYDRVREVLEDLSPREAKVIMLRYGLQDGQTYALQQVGDRMGITRERVRQIESQALSRMRNNAKKLR, from the coding sequence ATGAGAAGTGAAGCAGAAGAAGTTACATTGGTTGAAAATGATCTTAATTTCGAAGAAAGTCCGGATGATGAGGATCTTTCTTCGGATTTACAGGATGAGAAGGACATAGATGTGATGAAGAATTTTCCCGCCTTGATCGATATCGAGGATTTGCGGCGAACCTATCTGGACGACATCACGCAGACGCCGCTGCTCACGGCGGAGGAAGAAGTATCCCTGACGCGCAGCCTGCAGCGTGCACGCAGGGCGCGCAAGGAACTGCTGCAGGGGAATGTCAGTCAAAAGCGAAAAGAGGAATTGAATGCCATCATCGAAGCCGGTTCGGCGGCTCGCGAGCGATTGCTCATGGCGAACACACGCCTCGTCGTCAGTGTGGCCAAGAAATATCGGTCGCGTGGAATGCCTTTTATCGACCTCGTGCAGGAAGGCATCATCGGGCTGATCCGTGCGACGAAGAAGTACGATCCCGACCGGGGTACTCGTTTCAGCACCTACGCCACCTGGTGGATTCGCCAGGCGATCACCCGCACGATCGACAACCATGCCCGCACGATTCGTCTTCCCGTTCATAAAAAGACCGAGATCAATCGGCTCAACTATGCCAGGCACGAACTCGCGCAGGATTTGGGCCGGGAACCTACGGTTGAAGAACTGGCGCAAAATTTGAACAGGACGCCGGAAGAGGTTCGCGACACGATCAAGATCGCGCAGCATCCACTCTCACTCGAGACACCTCAAGATGATGAGGACGGCCGACTTCTGGGTGACATGCTGCCCGATGATGATGCGGAATCTCCCGAAGAAGCCGCTGAGACAAGTCTGATTTACGACCGTGTGCGTGAAGTGTTGGAGGATTTATCACCGCGCGAAGCCAAGGTGATCATGCTGCGTTATGGTCTGCAAGACGGTCAAACCTATGCGCTTCAGCAGGTGGGCGATCGCATGGGGATCACGCGCGAGCGTGTTCGACAAATCGAATCCCAGGCACTTTCCCGCATGCGCAACAACGCCAAGAAGCTCCGCTGA
- a CDS encoding 8-oxoguanine deaminase — MATLLVRNAAVLVTMDDQRREIPQGAIFIRDGWIEDVGPSAAFTQEADEVLDLHGHLVLPGLINTHHHFYQTLTRAIPAAQDVDLFQWLKTLYPIWAGLTPEDIRISTQLAMAELALSGCTTASDHLYIYPNGCRLDDEIEAARQMGMRLHASRGSMSLGESKGGLPPDSVVEDEHAIMEDTRRLIETYHDAEPGSMLQIVVAPCSPFSVTADLMRDAAGIARSYGVRLHTHLAETLDEERFCLDEFGHRPLAYAEALDWSGDDVWFAHAVHINPDEVERMASSQIGVAHCPSSNMRLASGIAPVLRYLSAGVAVGLGVDGSASNDSSHLLAEARQAFLLSRVGSAAAPEIDGSKHLLTARQALELATIGGAKVLGRSDVGSLESGKCADFVAIDLERVEFAGALHDPVAAAVLCASVPVDFNYVHGKPVVYDGKLLPVEIETLIERHNRAAQRLANGA, encoded by the coding sequence ATGGCAACGCTGCTCGTGAGAAACGCCGCAGTACTCGTGACCATGGATGACCAGCGGCGCGAGATTCCTCAAGGCGCCATCTTCATTCGCGACGGCTGGATCGAAGATGTCGGACCGAGCGCGGCCTTCACGCAGGAAGCGGATGAAGTGCTCGACCTGCACGGCCATCTCGTCCTTCCCGGTTTGATCAACACCCACCACCACTTCTATCAAACCCTTACACGCGCGATCCCCGCCGCACAGGATGTGGATCTTTTCCAATGGCTCAAGACGCTTTATCCGATTTGGGCCGGTTTGACGCCGGAGGACATTCGCATCTCGACCCAATTGGCGATGGCGGAGCTGGCGCTTTCCGGCTGCACCACGGCTTCGGATCACCTCTACATCTATCCCAACGGATGTCGCCTCGACGACGAGATCGAAGCCGCTCGACAGATGGGCATGCGGCTGCACGCTTCACGCGGCTCGATGAGCCTCGGGGAATCCAAAGGAGGCCTGCCGCCCGACAGCGTGGTGGAAGATGAGCACGCCATCATGGAGGACACCCGGCGTCTGATCGAGACTTATCATGATGCGGAACCGGGATCCATGCTGCAGATCGTCGTCGCACCGTGCTCGCCCTTTTCGGTAACCGCGGATCTCATGCGTGATGCGGCCGGCATCGCCCGTTCCTACGGCGTGCGTCTGCACACGCATCTGGCCGAGACGCTGGACGAAGAGCGATTCTGCCTGGACGAATTCGGACACCGGCCGCTGGCGTACGCCGAAGCACTGGATTGGTCCGGGGATGACGTCTGGTTCGCCCATGCGGTGCACATCAATCCCGACGAAGTCGAGCGGATGGCCAGCTCGCAGATCGGTGTAGCCCACTGTCCGTCTTCGAACATGCGCCTGGCCTCCGGGATCGCGCCGGTCCTGCGCTACCTTTCTGCCGGCGTCGCCGTGGGCCTGGGTGTGGATGGTTCGGCCAGCAACGACAGCTCGCACTTGCTGGCTGAAGCCCGACAGGCATTTTTGCTCTCCCGCGTCGGTTCGGCGGCTGCGCCTGAAATCGACGGGTCCAAACATCTGCTGACTGCACGCCAAGCACTCGAGTTGGCCACCATCGGCGGTGCGAAGGTACTCGGGAGAAGCGACGTCGGTTCGCTGGAATCCGGAAAGTGTGCCGATTTCGTGGCCATCGATCTGGAGCGCGTGGAATTCGCCGGCGCACTGCACGATCCCGTGGCGGCCGCCGTTCTTTGCGCCTCCGTCCCGGTCGATTTCAACTACGTACATGGGAAACCAGTCGTGTATGATGGGAAGCTGCTGCCGGTGGAGATCGAAACGCTGATCGAACGGCACAACCGTGCAGCCCAGCGCCTGGCAAACGGCGCTTGA
- a CDS encoding iron-sulfur cluster assembly accessory protein, whose protein sequence is MISVTKVAKEKILETMKAEGGEGMSLRLAVDGRGPFGFHYTLGLVPPEDRKPDDSVVDLDDLQVLIDADSAPKLQDSTLDFVEDNLRGGFKIDNPNPLWTDPLAQSVQDVIDNKVNPGIAAHGGFVILLDVKDSTAYIQFGGGCQGCRMVDATLKGGVEATILEEIPQIKQVLDTTDHAEGKNPYYQG, encoded by the coding sequence GTGATATCGGTAACAAAGGTCGCCAAAGAAAAAATCTTGGAAACGATGAAAGCAGAGGGCGGCGAAGGCATGTCCCTTCGACTTGCCGTTGACGGCAGAGGTCCCTTTGGATTTCATTATACGTTGGGGCTCGTGCCGCCGGAAGACCGCAAGCCGGACGATTCCGTCGTCGATCTCGATGATCTGCAAGTGTTGATCGATGCAGACAGCGCACCGAAATTGCAGGACTCGACGTTGGATTTCGTCGAGGACAACCTTCGCGGCGGCTTCAAGATCGACAACCCCAACCCGCTGTGGACAGATCCGCTGGCGCAGTCCGTTCAAGACGTGATCGACAACAAGGTCAATCCAGGCATCGCCGCGCACGGAGGTTTCGTGATTCTCCTGGACGTAAAAGATTCGACCGCCTACATTCAATTCGGCGGCGGCTGCCAGGGATGCCGGATGGTCGATGCGACGCTCAAGGGAGGAGTCGAAGCGACGATCCTCGAAGAGATTCCGCAGATCAAGCAAGTGCTGGACACGACGGATCACGCCGAAGGAAAGAATCCCTACTATCAGGGCTAA
- a CDS encoding DUF2817 domain-containing protein: protein MLYTSAIASVALFISACATLASIQSKSNNMSVNDVQNTTPNAPNTVTSTSEPTQTPSPTSTATPQPSGTPSAVAFWDGPIVIGESVAGRPIEVYRFGNGPRKLLIIGGIHGGYEYNTIALTEQLIALVRGRPEWIPDDATLFILRSLNPDGEARAQGIHGRTNENGVDLNRNFPAQWKLEWPIDGCWRYLPVTGGPYPASEPETLALMQFLIDEKIFALINYHSAALGIFPGGQPPDAASISLAEAVAAVSDYPYPPVDTGCLFTGQLIDWASMQGIAAIDIELANHRDSDLKVNLEILHVFLHWQP from the coding sequence ATGCTTTACACGAGCGCGATCGCATCGGTCGCGTTGTTTATTTCTGCATGTGCTACCCTGGCTTCGATCCAATCCAAATCGAATAACATGTCGGTGAACGATGTGCAAAATACTACACCCAATGCACCGAACACGGTGACCTCCACGAGCGAACCAACCCAAACCCCCTCGCCGACATCAACCGCGACACCGCAGCCCAGCGGCACGCCTTCAGCGGTTGCTTTCTGGGACGGGCCGATCGTCATCGGGGAATCCGTCGCCGGCCGCCCGATCGAAGTTTATCGCTTCGGAAACGGACCCAGGAAGCTGTTGATCATCGGGGGCATTCACGGGGGTTACGAGTACAACACGATCGCACTCACGGAACAATTGATCGCGCTTGTGCGAGGCCGCCCCGAGTGGATCCCGGATGATGCTACCTTGTTCATACTTCGCTCCTTGAATCCGGATGGGGAAGCCCGCGCACAAGGCATTCATGGGCGCACGAACGAAAACGGAGTCGATTTGAACCGTAACTTTCCGGCGCAGTGGAAGCTGGAATGGCCCATCGATGGCTGCTGGCGCTACCTTCCCGTTACCGGCGGCCCATATCCGGCCTCCGAACCGGAAACCCTGGCGTTGATGCAGTTCCTCATCGACGAGAAAATCTTCGCGCTGATCAACTACCACAGCGCGGCGTTGGGAATCTTTCCCGGCGGCCAGCCGCCCGATGCAGCATCGATCAGTCTGGCGGAAGCTGTTGCAGCGGTGAGCGATTACCCCTACCCACCCGTCGACACGGGATGCCTGTTCACGGGCCAATTGATTGATTGGGCGTCGATGCAAGGCATCGCCGCGATCGACATCGAACTTGCCAATCACCGCGACTCCGACTTGAAAGTCAACCTTGAAATCCTGCACGTCTTCCTCCACTGGCAACCCTGA
- a CDS encoding GntR family transcriptional regulator, translated as MASKTGKSGRGQKKERTKKGTRRRKSDRRPLYQKTADALGDMLAKMEPGTFLPSEPKLAKKLGVSRATLREAIRTFEERGRVIRRQGIGTYVSHLPPVIDTGLEVLESVATLASRIDLEIEMSGLEIQERNPTEIEKERFGIGDADSVVEVSRVLKTGNRPVSYLIDIVPRSILPKDVLGDDFQGSVLDIFLKRGEWLLGHSRTAITAISAPADIARRLQISRKEVLLVLEAWLYTKDGKAIDHSFTYSLPGVFKFHVVRRVGG; from the coding sequence ATGGCATCCAAGACTGGGAAGTCAGGCAGGGGGCAGAAAAAAGAGCGAACCAAGAAGGGTACTCGCCGGCGAAAGTCGGATCGCCGTCCGTTGTATCAAAAAACGGCGGACGCACTTGGGGATATGCTGGCGAAGATGGAACCAGGTACATTTCTTCCTTCTGAACCAAAGCTGGCCAAGAAGCTCGGAGTTTCTCGAGCGACGCTGCGCGAAGCGATTCGCACATTCGAAGAGCGCGGCCGGGTCATCAGGCGGCAAGGAATCGGCACCTACGTTTCCCATCTGCCTCCCGTTATTGACACGGGTCTGGAGGTGCTGGAGAGTGTGGCTACGCTGGCATCTCGCATCGACCTGGAAATCGAGATGTCCGGATTGGAGATCCAGGAACGCAATCCGACCGAAATCGAGAAGGAACGTTTTGGCATCGGCGACGCGGATTCGGTCGTGGAAGTATCGAGAGTGCTAAAGACCGGCAACCGGCCGGTCAGTTATCTCATTGATATTGTGCCGCGGAGCATCCTGCCGAAAGATGTACTCGGCGACGATTTCCAGGGTTCTGTGCTCGACATCTTTTTAAAGCGTGGGGAATGGCTGCTGGGACATTCGCGCACCGCAATCACGGCAATTTCCGCTCCGGCGGACATCGCCCGCCGGCTGCAGATCAGCCGAAAGGAAGTTCTGCTCGTGCTGGAGGCCTGGCTGTACACCAAAGACGGAAAGGCGATCGACCACTCATTCACCTATTCCCTGCCCGGCGTGTTCAAGTTCCACGTCGTCCGGCGCGTGGGTGGGTGA